Genomic DNA from Setaria italica strain Yugu1 chromosome V, Setaria_italica_v2.0, whole genome shotgun sequence:
TTGAGAAAGTAGATTGAAGAAGAGCAAACTTCCTAGAATTACCCCAATAACTGCCATGACATAATTTGCAAGACAACTCTCATATACTTTCGGAATCACATTTTATGTTATACTTGGACATGCCATAGCTAAAGGGAAAAAATATTGGAAAGGAAAAGGCAACTTTGTATTGAGAAATGATATTTCTATTGACAGATTTTTTGGCAGAGTTATAAATGTTCTGGTCTAGGAAAAAGTAAATTCCAAGTAGAGAAATTAAATGTTCTACATAGGAAAATCAAATGTCCAAGAAAACCACGTGgtttttggaaaaaataaattCCAAGTAGAGAAATTAAATGTTCTACATAGGAAAATCAAATGTCCTAGAAAACCACGTGATTTTTTTGGGGTCTTTTGGCACGCATTGTAGCTATGAGAATAAGGAGATGGGTGAACCTGGATTGATGGATTTCAATCCAATTGATTGAAAAGGGAaggaataataaaaaaaaaatcttgactGATAACTAGAAGGCCCCTTTGTTTGTCTAAAAGTTGGCCTTAGTAAGTACTAACGGAATTGAACTTTTCTTTCAAGCGATTAATCATAAATGTACTTGTACATATTAGCTATGATAGTGTTTGGATATTACTAAAACCAGATTAACTATACCATCATCCAAGTTCAATGTTGTATTTCGCCAATGCTAATGATTGCCGTCCCTCAATTTGGTCAATTTGTCCTTTGTGACTATATTCATTCACTCCCTGCCATCACTTCGAGCAAACATGTATGCTCTGTTGAAAAGCAGCCAGCCCTGGGGAGCTATATCTTTATTGTTTCAGTGTTGGGCTGTAGACCATTTGTATAAATTTTAACTTGTAGAGTAAGGCAGGGTTATTTAGAAATTAGTATAGTCTCTTTGGTTTTATGCAAGAGTTCTGTGTTATTTTTTTCTGCATGACAAAAGAAAATCTTTGGTTTCCTAGTCCAGTGTGAATGGATTTATTTGGATGAGAGCTGGAAAAGAGCTAACTGCCGGATTACAGCAGATTTGCCAGAGAAATCATTTTATCCTCCCACCTTTTGCTCATTATCTTAAAAGGAAACTTACTCTATTTTATTTAATGTCTTAGTCTGGAAAGCACAGATCCTTAAATATAAATTAACATACCCTTTACACAATGAAGGAGCTCAAGGATGTCCTGAGGACTGTACCTGAAGTTGAAGGGCTAGTTGGGCATGAGGATACTGGCAAGCTGATGAGTATGAAGGAATATGATGGGGGTAGCGAAGTAAAATCCAGTTTGCAATCAGCTTTTGCTAAGCTAATGACAGCAAGTAAAGACATGGTTTCTGAAGCAATTTCAAAACTAATTAGTCGCCTGAATATTGAGAGCAAGGTGAGAAATTTTCTCCATCTAAGTTGGTGTGATCTTATACAGTTTCTTGTGACATTAGTTATAGTAACTGCCGTATATTTTGTCATATCCTGGAGGTTGCTAGCAACTTTGTCTCAATCTGGTTCTTCATTTATGATGCATTTACTTTTACTTGATTCACGTGCCTTGAAAAGGTCTCTAGGTATTATCTTTTTAAATGATGAAAAAGTTGTTCAGGAGATGTCGACTCTACCGGTCCATTAGCTTTGTTTCTACTATACTGCTCTAGAGCTATCAAACTATACAGATAGCGAAACAGTATAATAACAAAAACACATGAGCACCTTAAATGCCTTAAGTGTTGGTTGCTCCAACGATTTGTCCACATCTATACCTGGATTGCAATATACATCcatgcaaaattaaaaaaaagttcaaacccATTCTGATTTAATTCCTATGAAAAGGACAAACTTCATGTGTACTCTGTATATGAACTAAGATTACAAATTGTACATAGTTCATGTGCACATGAAATTTGTTGTTTTCATATGAATTAAACTAGAATGAGTTTGAACTAAAACTTTTGCATGGATGTGTATCATAGCATGAAGTGCACCATTTTTATAATTTATGGTATTTTCACTATTTGTGGTCCCCGTTTTTGGACAGTCTAGATGCAGCCGTCAGGAATCCAGTGCACCTATGAGGAAGGCTAGAATAATATTTACTAGAAACATGTTTTGGTAGTTCTAAAAAAGTTGATATTTCACATGAGAACAAACTGCTATAGTGAAACTGAGTTCTTTGGAAAATTATGACTTGCTGATTGTTGCAGTAATACTAAGAGGAGTGGGAGTGCTATTGTCTCAAATGAGTTTGTAGTTACAGATTTCCCGTCACACAGAAACTGAACTGATCGTGTGTTTTTCCTCCCCAACTTTAGCTGTAGACTGTAGGTGTGAACTATAGGGACTTCCGCCTCAGGCTACAATCAACACAGTTCTTTGAACAGAGCTTACTAGGTCATGTTGGTTTAGACACATTTAAAATATTTATGACAGATGCTAACATTCTTATCCTTGAAAAAGGAGAAATGTTAACATGCCACCTTCGCATTGGATCTAACGGAATAGAACACATGTTTAGCATAACTGACAAGTCGTCATCGTTGATCACAAAGCCATCGATGTTGGATCTGTTGCATTTAGGACATGGAACCATTGGAAACTGCAATTATTTGCTACTAGCATATATTTGTAAATGATTGCAAGCTAGAAATTTTGCCATGTTAGAAAGCACCTCAGGTTGCCATTTTTATATACACCATGTTATTATCCCTTTCTTTGTGATTACATGATTTCTTTTACTTGTTTCTCTGTTGCAATAAGACAAATTTGATGAACATATATACTTTTGATGTTCATAGTTAACCACCTACTAAGTATAGTTGCCAATGAAAACTTTGGAAGCAGGTGttagatctcaacaaacatgcACTGAATTGAATGTATAAGTTGCTGCCATATTTCATAAGTAGGTATATGCAACAATTCAAATATACAAATATCCCAGTGCAATTTTCTCTAATTGAAAAAGATCCCTTAGTGGTGATAACTGATAAGCAACTAGACAGACATgctcttttttttccaaaataaatCATAAATGTGTGAATACTGATGCATCTTCCACACTATGgcattttgtaaaaaaatttATGAGCAGTTATGGAGAAACCTTTACTTCTCGGCTCATGATTTCTTTCTGTATTCAGATTAGGACCTTAACAGATAAAGAGCAGCTGGTTTTGTCACTGGAGAAACAATATCAAGAGGATGTTGGTGTTCTAGCAGCACTTTTCTTTAACTATGTCAAACTTAGTCCTGGGGAAGCACTTTATATTGGTGCAAATGAACCTCATGCCTACCTCTCTGGGGAATGCATTGAATGTATGGCAACTTCAGACAATGTTGTCCGTGCTGGTTTGACTCCTAAATACAGAGATGTGCAAACTCTCTGCTCAATGCTAACATACAAACAGGTGAGTGTCATTGTTACTATGCATCATGTGTATATTGCTTCCTTTATAGTTTACCATGCTGCCATTGATCTTCTCTGAGACAATGGTGCAAAATTGTATCCACAATCCACTGTTAAAGTGTTATCTAGTACCTAAGTTCACTAGGTTAGGTTCATATTCTCTTCAGTGTTAGAAAAAAGTATATTTAGTTTTTTCGTAATACACATTCATGGAAACAGTGAAATTTCTAAgcatcttgtttttttttcatctgaGTAAAGCAACCTAGCAAGGATGCTGTTTGTCAAGCCAGAAGAAAAACTAACTGATAATCGGCTATACTGTCATGATTTTGTGATTTGCCTCAACTTTATATTCTGTGGGTGTCATCACTGAACCTCCTTCATGCAGGCCTTCCCGGAAATATTGCGAGGGGTTCCTGTCCAGCCACACGTAAGGCGCTACACCCCTCCATTTGATGAGTTTGAGGTCGATTGCTGCTTGGTACCTCCAGGTGAACTGGTGGTCATAGCCCCGGTGCCAGGCCCATCTATGTTTCTCATCATGATGGGTGAAGGTGAGCTCCAGATAGATTCTCTGTCTGCTGGGGAAAAGGCAAAGGATGGTGATGTTTTCTTCGTCCCTGCATATACTGAGGTTAAGCTCTCTACCTTTGGCACTGAGTCCATGCAGCTGTACAGGGCTGGGATAAACAGCAGATTCTTCAGCTAACTGGTGCGTTGATCTTTGGTCGCCTAGGAAAGGAGGGTTTAGGGGTGTTGTAAGTGGACCACACGTAATTGTAGGGAAGATTTCCCAGCTACGAAATATACGTGAAATGAAATGATTAGTTAGCAAAAGGTTTCATATACTAATGTATAGGGTTACAGGCCGACGAAAGAATAACCTGGTTCCTTTCATATCTTGATAATTTAGTGTAAAAATGTCTTACAGTGCAATCCACATTGATGCACTAGaaaggaataaaaaaaaatgatgttagTATCAACCTTTTGGTTGCTTGTCTGGAATTCAATTGTGAGTCCAGTTTTCCAGCTCTTTAACATGTGGATCATTGGTAACAAGCAGAGGTGGCATGGATGTGCCAAGTAAGTCTATTCTAACTGAATCTTAACTTTTAAACAGTTCGTCACTTAGCTTTATAACCAGGCACTTGCACAAGTGGATCTAGATTGTCTTTTTGCTAGTTTTCTTGGCTGATTGATGCCCAGTGGCTGCTTTCCGGTGGTATCACTTCGTACTCCGTATGAGGCCCAGTGGGCTTTGTTTCTAAAAGGAAACTGCATACTGGCAGGGAGGTCATCAATTGGTGGTTTGCTTAAAATGCTTTTAAGGTGATAACGAGATATGATAATAGATGCATATCGTCCAAAATGTAAGTCGTTTTGATCTTTTAGgtacatagattttattatgtatCTCTATACTTAGGTACATGGAAAAATCTAACGAActacattttgaaatggagggagtatgttttaGTTTGACGTTGTAAAATGTTGACTATATGTGGGACCAtggtaaaaataaaaaactagaaACTTTGTTTTTATTGTGATCTAAACATACATCCTGGTTAAGTCTTGGTCCTGCATTTTGATTAACTGGTAGTCACCAATTTTTGTGGAGCAATGTGAAGTTCCAACCAAGCAAGTCCAGGAGATTCTACTCGTGGCGTTTTTTTTTTAGCTAGCGATAGTTGCGAGGAGCCGATACAATGTGATATACGATGACGACGAGAGCATATTCTACTCGCATGCACATGTGCACCTGTGCAGCGGGCCAGCGGCATTTGTTGGCATCATCTTCTACTCCCGAGATTTTTAGAACCTTCCCATGGAGCAGCTTGCATCGTAGAATATGGGATGTAGGATTAGGAAGTTGACTCGTCTATGTTCTTTAGTTTCTAGCTAGCCAGTATTATATGATTATAGTAGCAAAGTTCTGGAGCAGTGTGATGTACGTACCCATGTGCCGTGGGAGAGACGGTCTACAATATAAGATCTGACATTTTAAATAAAGATAACTAAATGCTTTAAAAGTACACTGGCACACATACCCGTGCGTTGCAACGGCCACGAAACTGCAGCAGATTCGATGTGTTTTCAGGCTACAGTTGTGCTTCTCGGTTATCACCATCTACATTTATGAATGAGTACGACCGAAAGATTTTGCTAGATAAAAATGAAGAAATCTCTTCTCATCATAGCTCTTAGTGGTGACATTGGGACCGTCAGATATCTTTCCATCGAAAATGTAACACCTGGAATTTTGCTTATTTTTGGATGTATTCTGTTTTGCACATGGAGAAGGTGCTTACCGTAGCGAAGCATACCTAATTAACCTCTCAAAAAAGCACTTCGCCCCAAGTTAGCATTGTTAGATACCTACAGAATCACATTACACGTCAATACATCGCTTCCAAAaggaaatttttttgaaataaaaggaTAGTCAACCGTATGTAGCTTACTTTGCTTTTCACCAGAGCAGAGGCAGCTGCAAGGGAGTTACGGTCTCACACTCGTTGAGTTGACTTTTTGGACTTCTTAGCAATTGGCCAATACCAAAAGCAAATCTGTCCGTCAGCCCACCATACAACCTGAAAGAGCTGGAAACTGTGCAAAGAATGCATTTCGTTCTCTACAAAAAATACAATTGATTTTGCCTCGCGCTGCAATAATTTGGAAGCTCAAAGTTTTTGTGAAGATACGTCAACTCTCGCACATACAGGATCTGGCCAGCTTGGAGTTGGATTTATTGCATGCATTACCGCGTGACACCCGGGGCTCGTTCGAGGTCTTcaacccttcctcctccgccgtcgacCCACCCTCCATGTTCCGCCTGGCTGCCGCCGCCAAGTCCACCTGCTCGCTCATCTAGGAAGTAGCTGGCGGCATCGAGTATGTCGGCAAGCCGACTCAACAGGCGGATGAGTGGGAACTCGTGCAGATCAACCAGTAGACTGGCCGGCCGCACGGCGTGTCCGCTCGCACCTCCGGCGGTGGGCAACAGACGCCCTACGCGCCTGAATAGGCAAGGCCCTCGGGCTGCAAGCATAAAAAATTCAAGACACGAAGCAAATTGTGAGAGATTGGAGTCGATCATGGGATTTTGTGACAAATTCCTTGGCAGAAGTTGCAGCGAGAGAGGCCTCAACATATCCTTGAAGGACGCCGGTCGCGCCTGGGCGTGACGGCGTGTTAATCTcggagacgacggcggcgtagcCGACCTTGAGGCGCATCGCGGCGTCGACCCACACGTCGTTGGCAAATCGCACTTTGGGGCCCTCTATCGTCGCCAGAGCTATCGGAGAGGACGCCTCGCACATATCCAATTCCAAACCGATCTCTCTGATGGCTCCTTGCTGCCTGGGCCTCACGTCACGTACGAGCTCACGTATTCGAGTCGGTCGAGTTCCTTCTCCTGCCCGGACGAAAGCCCACTCCAGGCCGGTATGGACCAAAATTTTGCCAGGATGACAACGGACAAAGAACGGACGCGTTGCGACTTGCGTGCGAGAGGGACGGACTACGGGTTGATTACTGAAAATTTGAGGGGGGGTTTCGCAAAATTACCACGATGGTTGAAcgattgaaagaaacatcctctctttatATTAGATATAGATTCCGAGAATAATATAGTAACTCTTTATTATACATTTCCAAATTTTGCAATGTTTAAGTCAATGATTAAAGTTTAGAAAGTTTGAAGTGCACGTAGTGCTACTAGTAATTAGTAAAAGCTTTCCATAGGGAAAGAGGTTTTTTTTTGCTGTTCTTGAAAATGTGTCAAGAAGGACATACTACTAAATTACACTCTGACGATGAGAGATTATACTGTGATGATGAAAACACATTAGATGATTAGTTACTCTTGGGCTTGGCTCTAAGGCGCGAGAGTGCCTTCTTGAGGACAGGGCGGAACCGCTTCATGTCCAGGCGCACGTCCTGCTCGAACAGGTACACCCCCATGAACGACACCCAGTCCTTGGCCTTGATACTCCCGGGGTCGGCGATCACGGGGTGGTCGCGCGGGTACTTGTCGAGCAGCGTGCTCTCCTCCGGCGCGATCTGGTACTCGAGGTACCGGAGCCCCATGTCCATGGACGGGCCCCGGAAGTAGCTCGCCACGAACACCATCGGGCCCAGCGGCACCACCTGGATCACCACCGCGCCCCTCGGCAGGAACACCATGTTGGTCAGCCCGGCGCCGTGCACGCCCACCATGGCGTCGCAGCCGTTGGCCACCTCCGCGAACGGCGCCACCTCGTGCCCGCCCTCCGACACCACCACCTCGAACCCCACCTTCCGCGCCCCGCGCACGATCTCCTCCACGTTCACGAACCGCCGGTTGCCCCCGCGCGCGATCACCAGCAgtcgcggccgccgctgccgcccctgccccggcagcggcgcgacggcggcgcgggggagcaCGTAGGCGGCGCGCATGAACTGGGTGAAGTCGAGCATGGAGTAGTTGttgggcgcgcggcgcgggtcgATGCTGAAGTCGTCGTGGCTGGTGAGCCCGACCTGGACGTGGCGGAAGCAGTGCACGCGCGGGTCGCGGTCCAGGTCGACCAGCTCGTAGTTGGAGAGGCTCTTGAACACCGGCAGGAACTTGCCCAGCCACCACATCTGGAAGTTCgtcaccagcagcagcacctcgCCGGAGTACCGCCGCGCCGTCAGGAACAGCGGCAGGATAACGTCGGTGTACGCGTGGAAGTAGTTGCCCGTGTACCCGCGGTCCGAGAACACCAGCGCCGGCACGTCGTGCCGGTCCGTGCACgccggcgccccgccgccggcggcggccaccgacCGCACCGTCACCTCGCGGACGTTGCGCATGGCGTTCGGGTCGGCCTTGCGGGGGTACGGCTTGATGCGCCACGACTCCTCACGGAAGGTGCGCTCgtcggcgccgggcggcgccaCCAGGGTGACGCTGGCGTTGGCGCCCAGCACGcggacgtcgccgtcgagctcgcACCAGTCGATGCGGCGGTTCGACGTGACGTCGCACAGCGGCTTCCACTCCCGCTCCGGCGCCTCCCAATCTTGCAACCCTTAATTTAAGCACGTTGCTTGTGAATCAATTATGCAGTTACAGGATGGTGTCCAAAGTCCAAACCCTTAAAACCCGTTAGGTTAACTGATTTGTCAGAAGAAAATAACGTCTTCTACCACGAAAACAAGAATCACTTACCTGCTTGCTTGACCTCTGGAGTAGGTGGAATCGGTTGGACTGGGGAGGCCTTAATTTCTGGAGGAGGGGCCTCAATTTCTGGAATCTGGTCAGCAGGAGCCTGAATTgctggagcaggagcaggagcaggagcaggagcagggatGTCAGCAGCATCAGATGGAAATGGAATCACAGAAGGGGAGCTGCCATTGGTGCTACCGCTGACGACACTGTTACTGTTCTCGGGTGCATTAGCAGCTTCTGCTATAGCGTTCTGCACCTGCAGCTCCTGATCTTCAAGAACACCTGTCCAGGAAAGCAAGAACAAACTCGCACTTATTCTACCAAAGCTTTGCTTAGGAATGTTAGTTCAAGATGGCTGCTTGCTGACCTGATTCCTGCGTGGTGTCTGCGGAATCTGATGACAAGGGAGGAAGAACTGCAACGGCGCTTGGGTCATCGTCTGAATTGGAGATGCCGCCGCCCTCCATTGCGGGATCCGGTGGCGCCGCAGAGGCAACTGCAACGCCTGAATTGGAaatgccgccgccgtcatcttTCTCAAACTCAGCCTTGCTCGTTTCCTTCGACAATGCACCTTGCTCTTGCATGCCCAAATCTAAAAACCGAAGAACAAACAGGTCGTTGACTGACTCATTACTGATGTCGATGTCACTGGCTACTCAGCAACTCGCTCTACAAGCTTTAAGGAGCCTCACCTAGTGGCTGCTTCGAACTATCGCCGGCGTTGACCGGCGAGCTAATCCCAACTGCATTCTTGGCAAAGGAGCTTACTGCATGCCCAAACACAGATATGAGAGATATCCGAACAGTTAGCCAAGTGAGCAAGAGGCAAATGCAGATAGTGATAGAGCTCTGTTGAACAGATTCTTGCATGCTTGTGGTTTAACCGGCTGCTTACTCATGTTGATGTGGACGGCGTCGAATTTGGCGGTGGAGAAGTAGGCGCAGGCGACGATGAGGAGGCCGGCGAAAAGGCCGAGCCCGAACTTGCGGGGCTCCACGCCGCTGAAGCTCTTGAGCAGCTTGGTGTCATGGCggatgccgccgctgccgccgccgtagctGTACGCCAGCTTCCCACCGCCCTCCATTGCTCCTTGCGCCGAGCGCACAGGCAGAGGCGCCTCAATGTATAGTTAAATAACAGGATATAGCACCACACAGCAGGGAGCAGGCCATGTTAAGAAAACAGAGCTTAAGATCTTCGATGCGCTCGTTAAAAAAACTCTTGATCGTCAATCGAAGGATCTGGTGTTGCGTGGAATTAAAGCACCACACAACAGGCTAGAATAGAAGTCTTGCAGCATCGAGTTGAAGTATCACGTGACAGACTAGTTGAGTATAGGAGTCTTCTGATACTATGTGAAATCAATGCAAACAAAGTTTATAAAATGTGTAACAATGTAGATGCCCTCAACTCTAACGTTAATTTTTAGCAAAATAGGTGCTTTGGTTCCCGAACTTTACTCTAATGGTCAAATTCATCCCTCAATTTTATTTAATCTCTCAACTTTCATTTTTATCAAACTCGTCCTTATACTAATATGGTGTTCGATACTAGCATAAGACTAATATGAAAAGTCCTTTTTCTCTTAAATCCTTCCCCTCCCCGCTTTCCATCTGCACATTTGCAACTTGGCCGCATGTCACCGAGCAAAGCAACACAAGCAAGGTTACAGCAGCAAGCCTAGCACCATCGTATCTCAAATCAGAtccaagcaagcaagcagccaGCTAGCTACTATGTCGTGTGTTTCTGCATCTTCTACAGTTGCCTGTGGTGGTGGAaaggctgctgcctgctggtttGCACACGTAAGTCAGATATGATGAAGTACATACGACAACGAAGAATAGTGTGTTGTCTCGATTGGTCAGTTCTTTAATTATAGCTCAATGTCAGTGAGCAGCAATACTTGTGATTGATGAGGCAATTGAAAAATGATTGGTTCAAATGAGTAAGCGTCATCTCATTAGCATTGTCCCTGTGGTTAGTTGATCAAAAGACTTTGCCCTTTGGGAATATTGACGTGGTGGAAAAAAGAGTCAATGGTAAAAAAAGACTTCTCACATCAGTTTCATGTGAATAACGAGTGTAATATCAACACAAGGATGAATTTGTTTCAAAAATGAAAGTTAAGGGACTAGATTAGCCTATCTAAGAGGGATCAACTTGACCCTCGGagcaaagttgagggaccaaatCGGCTATTTTTTACCTTAATTTTTACACTCCTAGCCCCGGGACGCCTGAAATCTCGACAGGGGTTCAGGCGGGCGACAGTGCGTACAAGCCCACTCACGCCAGCGACAACGAGCAACATGACGAGGTTATGGGCTAGAGGTCGGTGTTGTCTGGTTCTCGGACGATCTGCGAGCTTTGAGGGATGGCCGGGAGGCAGCTGGACTAGAAATGGGAAGTCTTGCAGCATTGAATTGGAGTATCACGTGACAAACTACCTTAGTCTAAAATTACATATGAGAATGATGGGTGGCAGCCAAGGGGTTGGGTCTGGATCACATCATGTTTTTTGATAAAGATCATATCATGTGAGATTATAAGGCTCGTGGCCCAATAAAAGATGGTACAACACTCGATAAAAATACTGATGACTTGATTTGGTGATTTGGAGACAATTCCAACATCCTATTGAGGTGAAACTACGTCTATTGGAAAGGTTATTGTATAAGCCATCAAGTACTCCTACGTCTGAATCAGACTCCAGATGTTTTCGAAATGAATGTTGGTTTTCATGGGTTTGTACTCAAAGATTGATGTTGTATATGTTTCATCCATGTCCAATATGCCATAGATGGTGATGTAGTGGTTGGATATATAAGGGCGACCACAATGTACTCTAAAAGCAGTTTATAGGGAGTAAAATATTTCTTAGCTAGCCATAGAATAATTCTAAAGCATCCAAGTGACGGTATTCAAACTGCGGTATTCAACTCAGGCAAACAcatagcaccggatgatctgacGGTGCATCGGAGCAACCATCGAAGCAAACGTCAGAGTATTTGGTACAACACTGAACCACCAGATGATCCAATGGCCTTTAGATATATGCACCGAATGATCCGGTGACTGCAGTAGGCTACTGTATATGAACAAGATCACCTGATGTTCCGACGGTGCTTACGTTGTGAGCGTCAAATGAATTGATGAAGATAAGGCATGGAACAATGAAGCAGTAGATGATTCGACGTCTATGTTGAAGTGACCATCAGActaagcatatttactttgaaatcATCCATAGAGTTTTGGGCAAAACCTCTTCAGCGCCAGATGATCCGATCACCCCATCGGATGAAGTGTCGGAGCAATTTTGGGCATCGGATGATATATGCGTCAAGggagcaccggatgatccgagcCTGCCCTAGGTGACAATCAGATCATCTGATGCTCACAGTTCCAGCTAGTCGTTGGAGCAACAGCTCCTTTAGCCTCTTGGGCTATTTATGCCCCCTCAACTCGCTCATTTAGAGTTCCTGGAGTGTGCACATGTTCATCgaagatcaagactcatcatgagcacatccatgccaccaaaaaGTGCAAAAGTGATCATCAAAGGCTATGCTACCTTGTGATTGGTTCAAAGAGTGAATCACCATTGTAAGCTTGGTGTGCCggcaccttggagccttggtggctcgtcgGTAAGTCTTCGATCCTCCGTCTTGGTGTGGAGTGGCGACAACGACTGTGTGCGGGGGATGAGGAGACCCTTTCCTTTGTGGAGAAGCTTGGTAGTGGAGACGGCGTCAAGGTGATCGGAAGAGAGGGAGCGGTGAGCCTTGCCTTTGTGGCAAGCTTCTTATCCGACCTAGCAAGAGCCTTTGTGGCGGATCCAAGACCTTGATCGGGAAAAACTTGGTGACCGGGAGCATATTCTTGGTGGAGCTCCAATGTGGACTAGGGGTGGCATTTTCTTACCGATACCATGGGATAAATCGTCGTGCCAAGTTTGCATCCTTCCTAACCTACTCCTTTACTTTTACGCATTTCTTACTTGCAACTTCAGTGCCTTTACATTCTAGAGTAGTATATTGTTAagattggctctaggttgcaaagcTCTTTGTGGGTGGGAAAtttcactagatcaaccatagatgcatatcTAAATACTATGATCTAGTCTATGTTTTGATGCACGGTAGTTGAAGCTATAGATTAATgctttaagttgcctaa
This window encodes:
- the LOC101763679 gene encoding mannose-6-phosphate isomerase 1, whose translation is MEDPPPPPEPEPAAASASPQRDVEPSPPPPQRLLRLRCAVQHYEWGRRGSASLVARLADQDPDPARPYAELWMGTHPSGPSTLLDGGALLRDWLARNPDALGPAVAARWGGDLPFLFKVLSVAKALSIQAHPDKKLAEVLHALRPSTYKDDNHKPEMAIAITEFRALCGFAGIEELKDVLRTVPEVEGLVGHEDTGKLMSMKEYDGGSEVKSSLQSAFAKLMTASKDMVSEAISKLISRLNIESKIRTLTDKEQLVLSLEKQYQEDVGVLAALFFNYVKLSPGEALYIGANEPHAYLSGECIECMATSDNVVRAGLTPKYRDVQTLCSMLTYKQAFPEILRGVPVQPHVRRYTPPFDEFEVDCCLVPPGELVVIAPVPGPSMFLIMMGEGELQIDSLSAGEKAKDGDVFFVPAYTEVKLSTFGTESMQLYRAGINSRFFS
- the LOC101763272 gene encoding uncharacterized protein LOC101763272; this translates as MEGGGKLAYSYGGGSGGIRHDTKLLKSFSGVEPRKFGLGLFAGLLIVACAYFSTAKFDAVHINMISSFAKNAVGISSPVNAGDSSKQPLDLGMQEQGALSKETSKAEFEKDDGGGISNSGVAVASAAPPDPAMEGGGISNSDDDPSAVAVLPPLSSDSADTTQESGVLEDQELQVQNAIAEAANAPENSNSVVSGSTNGSSPSVIPFPSDAADIPAPAPAPAPAPAIQAPADQIPEIEAPPPEIKASPVQPIPPTPEVKQAGLQDWEAPEREWKPLCDVTSNRRIDWCELDGDVRVLGANASVTLVAPPGADERTFREESWRIKPYPRKADPNAMRNVREVTVRSVAAAGGGAPACTDRHDVPALVFSDRGYTGNYFHAYTDVILPLFLTARRYSGEVLLLVTNFQMWWLGKFLPVFKSLSNYELVDLDRDPRVHCFRHVQVGLTSHDDFSIDPRRAPNNYSMLDFTQFMRAAYVLPRAAVAPLPGQGRQRRPRLLVIARGGNRRFVNVEEIVRGARKVGFEVVVSEGGHEVAPFAEVANGCDAMVGVHGAGLTNMVFLPRGAVVIQVVPLGPMVFVASYFRGPSMDMGLRYLEYQIAPEESTLLDKYPRDHPVIADPGSIKAKDWVSFMGVYLFEQDVRLDMKRFRPVLKKALSRLRAKPKSN